One part of the Neodiprion virginianus isolate iyNeoVirg1 chromosome 3, iyNeoVirg1.1, whole genome shotgun sequence genome encodes these proteins:
- the LOC124300136 gene encoding autophagy protein 5, producing the protein MANDREVLREIWEGKVPVCFQLDSEEVCELQAPAPYYLMVPRLSYFPLCVDKVRKHFTRHIQKDKQDNEMWLEFNGAPLKWHLPIGVLLDLHAIDIQLPWNITVHFDKFPENAIMHCQNKEVVESYFLACIKESDVLKHRGQVVSSMQKKDHNQLWLGLLNDKFDQFWAINRRLMESSNDDGFKYIPFRCYLSEEKYIQKLVKPVNEEGQRKKLGHLLSEVFPDQEKVVVRTHGITPLPETPLQWLSEHLSYPDNFLHLCLINWSPEVTSK; encoded by the exons ATGGCTAACGACAGAGAAGTTTTACGGGAGATATGGGAAGGCAAGGTTCCAGTCTGCTTTCAACTTGATTCAGAAGAAGTCTGTGAACTTCAGGCTCCAGCTCCTTATTATTTGATGGTCCCTAGGTTAAGTTATTTTCCTCTCTGCGTTGACAAG GTTCGCAAACATTTCACGCGCCACATACAGAAGGATAAACAGGATAATGAAATGTGGTTAGAATTCAATGGAGCGCCATTGAAATGGCACCTACCAATCGGCGTATTACTTGACCTGCATGCCATAGATATTCAACTGCCTTGGAATATCACTGTCCATTTTGACAAATTTCCAGAAAATGCCATTATGCACTGTCAGAATAA GGAAGTAGTGGAATCGTATTTCCTGGCCTGTATCAAAGAATCTGATGTACTGAAACACAGAGGACAAGTCGTATCTAGTATGCAAAAGAAAGATCATAATCAATTGTGGCTTGGGTTACTGAATGATAAATTTGACCAATTTTGGGCCATCAACAGGCGTCTTATGGAATCTAGCAATGACGAtggtttcaaatatatacCCTTTAGATGTTACCTCAGTGAAGAAAAGTACATTCAAAAATTGGTGAAACCTGTTAACGAAGAGgggcagagaaaaaaattaggccATTTGTTGTCGGAAGTCTTTCCTGACCAAGAAAAAG tggTTGTGAGAACACATGGAATTACCCCTCTACCAGAAACACCGCTTCAATGGCTATCAGAGCATCTCAGCTATCCAGATAACTTTTTGCATTTATGTCTAATAAACTGGTCACCAGAAGTAACCTCGAAGTAG